The following coding sequences are from one Verrucosispora sp. WMMD573 window:
- a CDS encoding permease prefix domain 1-containing protein, which yields MTSLTDRYLAATLRSVPTGRREEIATELRASIDDMIDGRTADGVDAATAERAVLTELGNPAQLAARYTDRRLQLIGPEYYLAWQRLLIVLLSTIPAIVGVLIGVLQATVADNPAGAIGEGVVGAFNVAVQIAFWVTLVFAVLERLGTPLNLPEWSVDQLPEHPTERDVTLTDVCASIVFLGLFIAFLPWQHFQSVVGPDGERLPILDPALWTFWLPLLMVVLLASIALEIAKYRARRWTWPLVVGNAVLGLAFAVPAIWLLLEDRLLNPEFVDRFAWLRDGGLDTVARISVVVIVAITLWDIADSAVKARRSAR from the coding sequence ATGACCTCCCTGACCGACCGCTACCTGGCCGCCACCCTGCGCTCGGTGCCGACCGGGCGGCGCGAGGAGATCGCCACCGAACTGCGCGCCTCCATCGACGACATGATCGACGGCCGGACCGCCGACGGGGTCGACGCCGCCACCGCGGAACGCGCCGTCCTCACCGAGCTGGGCAACCCCGCGCAACTGGCCGCCCGATACACCGACCGGCGACTTCAACTCATCGGCCCCGAGTACTACCTGGCCTGGCAACGGCTGCTGATCGTGCTGCTCAGCACCATTCCCGCCATCGTCGGGGTGCTGATCGGCGTGCTCCAGGCCACCGTCGCCGACAATCCGGCCGGTGCGATCGGCGAGGGCGTCGTCGGGGCGTTCAACGTCGCCGTGCAGATCGCCTTCTGGGTCACCCTGGTCTTCGCGGTGCTGGAACGCCTCGGCACCCCGCTGAACCTGCCCGAGTGGAGCGTCGACCAGCTGCCCGAGCACCCCACCGAACGGGACGTCACGCTCACCGACGTGTGCGCCTCGATCGTCTTCCTGGGCCTGTTCATCGCCTTCCTGCCGTGGCAGCACTTCCAGTCCGTGGTGGGGCCCGACGGCGAGCGCCTGCCGATCCTCGATCCGGCGCTGTGGACGTTCTGGCTGCCGCTGCTGATGGTCGTTCTGCTCGCCAGCATCGCGCTGGAGATCGCCAAGTACCGCGCCCGCCGGTGGACCTGGCCGCTGGTCGTCGGCAACGCCGTGCTGGGCCTGGCGTTCGCGGTGCCGGCGATCTGGCTGCTGCTCGAAGACCGGCTGCTCAACCCGGAGTTCGTCGACCGCTTCGCCTGGCTCCGCGACGGCGGCCTCGACACGGTCGCCCGGATC
- a CDS encoding helix-turn-helix domain-containing protein, producing the protein MSVMSSPVEFLELLAREAAAVEFEGPLVAARSAGLPAERLAELEQAKTVALRVRALLERRRRRESELSGLYDTVSDLAGLRDLDEVLRAIVHRARHLLGADVAYMTLDDAERGDTYMRVTDGSVSARFQRLRLPMGAGLGGLVAQSGAPYVTANYPEDERFHHTREIDAGVGEEGLVAILGVPLRLGSTSIGVLYAANRSARPFAREEVALLLSLAAHAAVAIDTARLLAETRSALEELSSANTTIRAHSSSVERAAAAHDRMTALVLRGGGVEDVAAAVTDVLGGALLALDAEGRRLAQVGEIDEPDRAEIVEAVAASRTEGRSVRRGTLWYAAVVAGAENLGVLVLRPEGEPADADQRILERAALVTALLLLFRRTVAEAEGRVRGELLDDLIARPLRDTDALRSRARRLGVDLDAPHVLVAVGDDAIAATGSARQRVLSWATTYASTRGGLAAARDGRVALMLPGQDAGSSARAVARDLSRITGRPVTAGASGPSTGPASLAAAFREADRCLTALGALGRAGQGASSAELGFVGLLLGAVDDSGEADVSRFLTATIGPVIEYDARRGTALVRTLEAYFGVGGSLARAAEQLHVHVNTVTQRLERVGQLLGADWQRPDRALEVQLALRLHRLRTPAG; encoded by the coding sequence ATGTCCGTCATGTCGTCGCCGGTGGAGTTCCTGGAACTGCTCGCCCGGGAGGCGGCCGCGGTCGAGTTCGAGGGACCGCTGGTCGCCGCCCGCTCGGCCGGACTGCCCGCCGAGCGCCTCGCCGAGTTGGAACAGGCCAAGACGGTGGCGCTGCGCGTGCGGGCGCTGCTGGAGCGCCGCCGCCGCCGGGAGAGCGAGCTGTCCGGCCTGTACGACACGGTGAGCGACCTGGCGGGGCTACGCGACCTGGACGAGGTGCTGCGGGCGATCGTGCACCGGGCCCGGCACCTGCTCGGCGCGGACGTCGCCTACATGACGCTCGACGACGCCGAGCGCGGCGACACCTACATGCGGGTGACCGACGGCTCGGTCTCCGCCCGGTTCCAGCGGCTGCGACTGCCCATGGGCGCCGGGCTCGGCGGCCTGGTGGCCCAGTCCGGCGCCCCGTACGTGACCGCGAACTACCCGGAGGACGAGCGGTTCCACCACACCCGCGAGATCGACGCCGGGGTGGGTGAGGAAGGGCTGGTGGCCATCCTCGGGGTGCCGCTGCGACTCGGCTCGACAAGCATCGGCGTGCTCTACGCGGCCAACCGCTCGGCCCGGCCGTTCGCCCGCGAGGAGGTGGCGCTGCTGCTCTCCCTGGCGGCCCACGCCGCGGTGGCGATCGACACCGCGCGGCTGTTGGCCGAGACCCGTTCGGCGTTGGAGGAACTGTCCTCGGCGAACACCACCATCCGGGCGCACAGCAGCTCCGTGGAGCGGGCCGCGGCGGCGCACGACCGGATGACCGCGCTGGTGTTGCGCGGCGGCGGGGTGGAGGACGTGGCCGCAGCGGTCACCGACGTGCTCGGCGGCGCGCTGCTGGCGCTGGACGCCGAGGGGCGGCGGCTGGCCCAGGTCGGTGAGATCGACGAGCCGGACCGCGCGGAGATCGTGGAGGCGGTCGCGGCGTCGCGGACCGAGGGACGCAGCGTACGCCGCGGCACGCTGTGGTACGCCGCCGTGGTGGCCGGCGCGGAGAACCTGGGCGTGCTGGTGCTACGTCCCGAGGGTGAACCGGCCGACGCCGACCAGCGGATCCTGGAGCGGGCGGCGCTGGTGACCGCCCTGCTGCTGCTGTTCCGGCGGACCGTCGCCGAGGCGGAGGGACGGGTCCGGGGCGAGTTGCTCGACGACCTGATCGCCCGGCCGCTGCGCGACACCGACGCGCTGCGCAGCCGGGCGCGTCGGCTGGGCGTGGATCTCGACGCGCCGCACGTGCTGGTGGCCGTCGGCGACGACGCCATCGCGGCGACCGGCTCCGCCCGGCAGCGGGTGCTCTCCTGGGCCACCACGTACGCCTCGACCCGGGGCGGGCTGGCCGCGGCGCGCGACGGCCGGGTGGCGCTGATGCTGCCCGGTCAGGACGCCGGGAGCAGCGCCCGGGCGGTGGCCCGGGACCTGTCCCGGATCACCGGTCGACCGGTGACCGCGGGCGCGAGCGGCCCGTCGACCGGCCCGGCGTCGCTGGCCGCCGCGTTCCGGGAGGCGGACCGCTGCCTGACCGCGCTGGGCGCGCTGGGCCGGGCCGGGCAGGGGGCGAGCAGCGCCGAGCTGGGTTTCGTCGGGTTGCTGCTGGGTGCCGTCGACGACAGCGGCGAGGCCGACGTGAGCCGGTTCCTCACCGCGACCATCGGGCCGGTGATCGAGTACGACGCCCGACGCGGCACCGCGTTGGTGCGGACCCTGGAGGCGTACTTCGGGGTGGGCGGCAGCCTGGCCCGGGCCGCCGAGCAGCTGCACGTGCACGTCAACACGGTGACCCAGCGCCTGGAGCGGGTCGGGCAGCTGCTCGGCGCCGACTGGCAACGGCCGGATCGGGCCCTGGAGGTGCAGTTGGCCCTGCGCCTGCACCGGTTGCGTACGCCGGCCGGCTGA
- a CDS encoding MFS transporter: MQPNENTGHPRRWAILGVLVISLLVVVLDNTILNVALRTLADPVHGLGASQGELEWSINSYTLVFAGLLFTFGVLGDRAGRRRMLLIGLVLFGLASLLSAYAQTPGQLIAARALMGLGGAAIMPATLSIISNVFDPRERGRAIGIWAGAVGLAVAIGPVLGGLLLEHYWWGSVFLINVPVVALGVALVALLVPESRDPEPGRVDAVGVLLSVIGLVALTYGIIDGGEHGFGRPVVWASILGGVAVLAWFVRHERRSSHPALDVRLFRVPRFAAPVAMIGLVFFAAMGVMFFSSFYLQLVRGYSPLETGLLFLPFAVAQLVFAPRSATMVRRYGSRAVSVVGLVLTSVALGAFAFVDAATPIWLVLVAFFLQGVGMANIMPPATESIMSALPREKAGVGSAISNTIRQVAAALGVAVIGSVLAAGYRNGIEPALVDLPPAADEAASESLAGAYAAAGQLGPAGPQLIAAANDSFVSAMHLSAALAALVAAAGILVALRFMSGRATTGGPATIGEPGLAAAASGQGQ; the protein is encoded by the coding sequence ATGCAGCCGAACGAGAACACCGGACATCCGAGGAGGTGGGCGATCCTCGGGGTGCTGGTGATCAGCCTGCTCGTGGTCGTCCTCGACAACACCATCCTCAACGTCGCGCTACGCACCCTCGCCGACCCGGTGCACGGGCTCGGGGCGAGCCAGGGCGAGCTGGAGTGGTCGATCAACTCCTACACCCTGGTCTTCGCCGGGTTGCTGTTCACCTTCGGCGTATTGGGGGACCGGGCCGGCCGCCGCAGGATGCTGCTGATCGGGCTCGTGCTCTTCGGGCTGGCGTCGCTGCTGTCGGCGTACGCGCAGACTCCCGGTCAGTTGATCGCGGCCCGGGCACTGATGGGGCTCGGCGGCGCAGCGATCATGCCGGCGACGTTGTCGATCATCTCCAATGTCTTCGACCCCCGGGAACGAGGACGCGCCATCGGCATCTGGGCCGGCGCGGTAGGTCTGGCGGTGGCCATCGGGCCGGTCCTCGGCGGGTTGTTGCTGGAGCACTACTGGTGGGGTTCGGTCTTCCTGATCAACGTGCCGGTGGTGGCGCTCGGCGTCGCCCTGGTCGCGTTGCTGGTGCCCGAGTCGCGCGACCCCGAACCGGGCCGCGTCGACGCGGTCGGTGTGCTGCTCTCCGTGATCGGTCTGGTCGCCCTCACCTACGGCATCATCGACGGCGGCGAGCACGGCTTCGGTCGACCCGTGGTCTGGGCCTCGATCCTCGGCGGCGTCGCGGTGCTGGCCTGGTTCGTCCGGCACGAGCGACGCAGCAGCCACCCGGCGCTGGACGTCCGACTGTTCCGGGTGCCCCGGTTCGCCGCCCCGGTGGCGATGATCGGGCTGGTCTTCTTCGCCGCGATGGGTGTGATGTTCTTCAGCTCGTTCTACCTGCAACTGGTGCGCGGCTACAGCCCGCTCGAGACCGGCCTGCTCTTCCTGCCCTTCGCGGTTGCCCAACTCGTCTTCGCCCCGCGCAGCGCCACCATGGTCCGCCGGTACGGCAGCCGGGCGGTGTCGGTGGTGGGGCTGGTGTTGACCTCGGTGGCGTTGGGCGCGTTCGCCTTCGTCGACGCCGCCACGCCCATCTGGCTGGTGCTTGTCGCCTTCTTCCTACAGGGCGTCGGGATGGCCAACATCATGCCGCCGGCGACCGAGTCGATCATGTCGGCGCTACCCCGGGAGAAGGCCGGCGTGGGCTCCGCGATCAGCAACACCATCCGGCAGGTGGCCGCCGCGCTCGGCGTCGCGGTGATCGGCTCGGTGCTGGCCGCCGGCTACCGCAACGGGATCGAACCGGCCCTGGTGGATCTGCCACCGGCAGCCGACGAAGCGGCCAGTGAGTCCCTCGCCGGCGCGTACGCGGCAGCCGGGCAGCTCGGTCCGGCGGGCCCGCAACTGATCGCGGCGGCCAACGACTCCTTCGTCTCGGCCATGCATCTCTCGGCCGCGCTGGCCGCGCTGGTCGCCGCGGCCGGCATCCTGGTGGCCCTGCGCTTCATGTCCGGCCGGGCCACCACCGGCGGGCCGGCGACGATCGGCGAACCCGGGTTGGCCGCCGCCGCATCCGGGCAGGGACAATGA
- the dnaE gene encoding DNA polymerase III subunit alpha, giving the protein MGDSFAHLHVHTEYSMLDGAARLKDLFAEVKRQGMPAVAMTDHGNMHGANDFYKQAMAAGVTPILGIEAYVAPESRFHKSRVRWGRPEQKSDDVSGSGGYTHKTIWARNKTGLHNLFALTSRSYTEGYFVKWPRMDAELLAEYADGLMATTGCPSGEVQTRLRLGHDAQALEAAAKYQEIFGRENYFLELMDHGLDIEKRVRDGLLEIGRKLNIPPVVTNDSHYTHEAQSEAHDVLLCVQTGSNVADPNRFKFGGSGYYIKSADEMRGVDHSDPWLEGCRNTLLVAERVDPTGMFEFHNLMPRFPVPEGETEESWFRKETFAGLARRYPEGIPQGHVVQAEYELGVIIQMGFPSYFLVVADFIQWAKAQGIAVGPGRGSAAGSLVAYALGITDLDPIPHGLIFERFLNPERVSMPDVDIDFDERRRGEVIKYVTDKWGEDKVAQIATFGTIKAKAAIKDSARVLGYPYAVGDRITKAMPPAVMGKDIPLTGIFDPKHPRYAEAGEIRGLYESDPDVRKVIDTAKGIEGLIRQTGVHAAGVIMSAEPIIEHIPLMRRDADGAIITQFDYPTCESLGLLKMDFLGLRNLTIIDDALKNIELNHGRNVDLLKLPLDDKPTYELLARGDTLGVFQLDGGPMRSLLRLMKPDNFEDISAVLALYRPGPMGANSHTNYALRKNGLQEITPIHPELAEPLEEILGPTYGLIVYQEQVQRAAQVLAGYSLGKADLLRRAMGKKKKEVLDKEFIPFRDGMKSNGYSDEAIKTLWDILVPFADYAFNKAHTAGYGLVSYWTGYLKANYPAEYMAALLTSVGDDKDKMAMYLSECRRMGIQVLPPDVNTSAGPFTPVGREIRFGLGAIRNVGANVVAAIMRCREEKGEYADFYDFLSKVDAVVCNKKTIESLIKAGAFDSLKHPRKGLLAVHADAIDAYADVKRKEAVGQYDLFGAGFGDAEVATNTTVMPVIAEGEWDKRDKLAFEREMLGLYVSDHPLFGLEHILGAAADTTIAALSEEGTVPDGAVVTLAGILSGVQRRVTKQGRAWASATLEDLAGGVETLFFPNTYEVIGQYIAEDAIVVVKGRVDRRDDTPRIMAMDMSLPDISTSTANKPVTLTIPVTRCTPPLVERLKETLVLHPGDAEVHVKLLNGTRTTTLRLSPVRVAATTALMADLKSVLGPANVT; this is encoded by the coding sequence ATGGGCGATTCGTTCGCGCATCTGCACGTGCACACGGAGTACTCGATGCTCGACGGGGCGGCCCGGCTCAAGGACCTGTTCGCCGAGGTCAAGCGGCAGGGGATGCCGGCGGTGGCGATGACCGACCACGGCAACATGCACGGCGCGAACGACTTCTACAAGCAGGCGATGGCCGCCGGGGTGACCCCGATTCTGGGCATCGAGGCATACGTGGCGCCGGAGTCACGGTTCCACAAGTCTCGGGTGCGGTGGGGCCGGCCGGAGCAGAAGAGCGACGACGTCTCCGGTAGCGGTGGCTACACCCACAAGACGATCTGGGCGCGGAACAAGACCGGCCTGCACAACCTGTTCGCGCTGACCTCGCGCTCCTACACCGAGGGCTATTTCGTGAAGTGGCCCCGGATGGACGCCGAACTGCTGGCCGAGTACGCCGACGGACTGATGGCCACCACCGGCTGCCCGTCCGGCGAGGTGCAGACCCGGCTGCGGCTCGGCCACGACGCGCAGGCCCTCGAAGCCGCCGCGAAGTACCAGGAGATCTTCGGCAGGGAGAACTACTTCCTGGAACTGATGGACCACGGTCTGGACATCGAGAAGCGGGTCCGCGACGGGCTGTTGGAGATCGGCCGCAAGCTGAACATTCCGCCGGTGGTCACCAACGACTCGCACTACACCCACGAGGCGCAGTCCGAGGCGCACGACGTGCTGCTCTGCGTACAGACCGGCAGCAACGTGGCCGACCCGAACCGGTTCAAGTTCGGCGGCAGCGGCTACTACATCAAGTCGGCCGACGAGATGCGCGGGGTGGACCACTCCGACCCCTGGTTGGAGGGTTGCCGCAACACGCTGCTGGTGGCGGAGCGGGTCGACCCGACCGGGATGTTCGAGTTCCACAACCTGATGCCGCGCTTCCCGGTGCCCGAGGGAGAGACCGAGGAGTCCTGGTTCCGCAAGGAGACCTTCGCCGGCCTGGCCCGCCGGTACCCGGAGGGCATCCCGCAGGGGCACGTCGTGCAGGCCGAGTACGAGTTGGGCGTCATCATCCAGATGGGCTTCCCGTCGTACTTCCTCGTGGTGGCCGACTTCATCCAGTGGGCCAAGGCGCAGGGCATCGCCGTCGGTCCGGGGCGTGGCTCCGCCGCCGGTTCCCTGGTCGCGTACGCCCTGGGCATCACCGACCTGGACCCGATCCCGCACGGGCTGATCTTCGAGCGGTTCCTCAACCCCGAGCGGGTCTCGATGCCGGATGTCGACATCGACTTCGACGAGCGTCGGCGCGGTGAGGTGATCAAGTACGTCACCGACAAGTGGGGTGAGGACAAGGTCGCGCAGATCGCCACCTTCGGCACCATCAAGGCGAAGGCCGCGATCAAGGACTCGGCCCGGGTGCTCGGCTACCCGTACGCGGTCGGCGACCGGATCACCAAGGCGATGCCACCGGCGGTGATGGGCAAGGACATCCCGCTGACCGGCATCTTCGACCCGAAGCACCCGAGGTACGCCGAGGCCGGCGAGATCCGTGGCCTGTACGAGTCCGACCCCGACGTCCGCAAGGTGATCGACACCGCCAAGGGCATCGAGGGGCTGATCCGGCAGACCGGGGTGCACGCGGCCGGTGTGATCATGTCCGCCGAGCCGATCATCGAGCACATCCCGCTGATGCGCCGCGACGCCGACGGGGCGATCATCACCCAGTTCGACTACCCGACGTGCGAGTCGCTCGGGTTGTTGAAGATGGACTTCCTCGGCCTGCGCAACCTCACCATCATCGACGACGCGCTGAAGAACATCGAGCTCAACCACGGACGCAACGTCGACCTGCTCAAGCTGCCGCTGGACGACAAACCGACGTACGAGCTGCTGGCCCGGGGCGACACCCTCGGGGTGTTCCAGCTCGACGGCGGGCCGATGCGGTCGCTGCTGCGGCTGATGAAGCCGGACAACTTCGAGGACATCTCCGCCGTCCTGGCGCTGTATCGGCCCGGCCCGATGGGCGCCAACTCGCACACGAACTACGCGTTGCGCAAGAACGGTCTCCAGGAGATCACCCCGATCCATCCGGAGCTGGCCGAGCCGCTGGAGGAGATCCTCGGCCCGACCTACGGTCTGATCGTCTACCAGGAGCAGGTGCAGCGGGCCGCCCAGGTGCTCGCCGGGTACAGCCTCGGCAAGGCCGACCTGCTGCGCCGGGCGATGGGCAAGAAGAAGAAGGAGGTCCTCGACAAGGAGTTCATCCCGTTCCGGGACGGGATGAAGAGCAACGGCTACTCCGACGAGGCCATCAAGACCCTGTGGGACATCCTCGTCCCGTTCGCCGACTACGCCTTCAACAAGGCGCACACCGCCGGCTACGGGCTGGTGTCGTACTGGACCGGCTACCTGAAGGCCAACTACCCGGCCGAGTACATGGCGGCGCTGCTGACCTCCGTCGGTGACGACAAGGACAAAATGGCCATGTACCTGTCGGAGTGCCGGCGGATGGGCATCCAGGTGCTGCCGCCGGACGTGAACACCTCGGCGGGCCCGTTCACCCCGGTCGGCCGGGAGATCCGCTTCGGCCTCGGCGCGATCCGCAACGTCGGCGCGAACGTGGTCGCCGCGATCATGCGCTGCCGCGAGGAGAAGGGCGAGTATGCCGACTTCTACGACTTCCTGTCCAAGGTGGACGCGGTGGTCTGCAACAAGAAGACGATCGAATCCCTGATCAAGGCGGGGGCGTTCGACTCGCTGAAGCACCCCCGCAAGGGCCTGCTCGCCGTGCACGCCGACGCCATCGACGCGTACGCCGACGTCAAGCGCAAGGAGGCCGTCGGGCAGTACGACCTGTTCGGCGCGGGCTTCGGCGACGCCGAGGTGGCGACGAACACCACGGTCATGCCGGTCATCGCCGAGGGGGAGTGGGACAAGCGCGACAAGCTCGCCTTCGAGCGCGAGATGCTCGGCCTGTACGTCTCCGACCATCCCCTGTTCGGGTTGGAACACATCCTCGGCGCGGCGGCCGACACCACCATCGCGGCACTGTCGGAGGAGGGCACCGTGCCCGACGGCGCGGTGGTCACCCTCGCCGGCATCCTCTCCGGCGTGCAGCGGCGGGTCACCAAGCAGGGGCGGGCGTGGGCCTCGGCCACCCTGGAGGACCTGGCCGGTGGCGTGGAGACGCTCTTCTTCCCGAACACCTATGAGGTGATCGGGCAGTACATCGCCGAGGACGCGATCGTGGTGGTCAAGGGGCGGGTCGACCGGCGCGACGACACCCCGCGCATCATGGCGATGGACATGTCCCTGCCGGACATCAGCACCAGTACGGCGAACAAGCCGGTCACCCTCACCATCCCGGTGACCCGCTGCACCCCGCCGCTGGTGGAACGCCTCAAGGAGACCCTGGTGCTGCACCCCGGTGACGCCGAGGTGCACGTCAAACTCCTCAACGGCACCCGCACCACCACCCTGCGCCTGAGCCCGGTCCGGGTGGCCGCCACCACCGCCCTGATGGCCGACCTCAAAAGCGTCCTAGGCCCCGCCAACGTCACCTGA
- a CDS encoding PadR family transcriptional regulator, translating into MVSDDVLRTHLQELRRGTVVVASLVALRRPDYGYALLQRLTGHGFPVDANTLYPLLRRLEEQGLLSSEWNTEESRPRKFYRTSDSGEQVLQRLLADLAAVQTSLTSLIEGAPR; encoded by the coding sequence ATGGTCAGCGACGACGTGCTACGGACCCACCTACAGGAGCTACGTCGAGGCACCGTGGTGGTGGCCAGTCTGGTCGCGCTGCGCCGACCCGACTACGGCTACGCGCTGCTGCAACGACTCACCGGGCACGGCTTCCCGGTCGACGCGAACACCCTCTATCCCCTGCTGCGGCGGCTGGAGGAGCAGGGGCTCCTGAGCAGCGAGTGGAACACCGAGGAGAGCCGACCCCGCAAGTTCTACCGCACCAGCGACTCCGGCGAGCAGGTGCTGCAACGCCTGCTCGCCGACCTCGCCGCCGTACAGACCTCCCTCACCAGCCTGATCGAAGGAGCCCCCCGATGA
- a CDS encoding TetR/AcrR family transcriptional regulator, with translation MTSTADAARPPGRPRSVRADEAIIEATLDLLAEGSTIETISVEAIAARAGVGKATIYRRWPGKDALLRDALRRLKGDPPQPSGGSVREDLITLVTAIGHNVDPRAAQIMPCLVPEMKRSPERYAFYQSIVEPRRAAMREVLRRGVREGKLRADIDIEVTMAMLTGPMLIQRVLNWNPDLDEANLPERVVDAVLAGIRTR, from the coding sequence ATGACCAGCACGGCGGACGCCGCACGACCACCCGGGCGGCCACGCAGCGTCCGCGCGGACGAGGCGATCATCGAGGCCACCCTGGATCTGCTCGCCGAGGGCAGCACCATCGAGACGATCTCGGTCGAGGCGATCGCCGCGCGGGCCGGGGTGGGCAAGGCCACCATCTACCGCCGCTGGCCGGGCAAGGACGCGCTGCTGCGCGACGCCCTGCGTCGGCTCAAGGGCGATCCGCCGCAGCCGTCCGGGGGGTCCGTCCGCGAAGACCTGATCACGCTGGTGACCGCGATCGGCCACAACGTCGATCCGCGCGCGGCGCAGATCATGCCCTGTCTGGTGCCGGAGATGAAACGCAGTCCCGAGCGGTACGCGTTCTACCAGAGCATCGTGGAGCCCCGCCGGGCGGCGATGCGGGAGGTGTTGCGCCGCGGCGTCCGCGAGGGGAAGCTGCGCGCAGACATCGACATCGAGGTGACGATGGCGATGCTCACCGGGCCGATGCTCATCCAGCGGGTGCTGAACTGGAATCCGGACCTCGACGAGGCGAACCTGCCGGAGCGGGTCGTGGACGCCGTCCTGGCCGGTATCCGCACTCGCTGA
- a CDS encoding aminotransferase class V-fold PLP-dependent enzyme codes for MDLEQAQKLWQPQPGWLNTASYGLPPDPAWDALQDALAAWRVGSGAWEDWGAATDRSRAAFAQLVAVPVVDVAVGATVSQLLAPVAAALPAGARVLAPEVEFTSNLFPWLVQAERGVEVRTVPLDELAASIDADTDLVAFSLVQSADGTIAAYDEIVAAARAHGALVAVDATQACGWLPFDAARADVVVTGGYKWLMAPRGTAFAYLAPELRDRLRPDAAGWYAGRDPHASYYGPPLRLADDARRFDLSPAWFSWVGAAPALELLLEIGVEQVRAYDVALANRFLTGLGQPTGHSAIVTVEVPGAQERLARAGIRAAVRAGRVRASFHLYSTTEDVDLALDALTS; via the coding sequence GTGGATCTGGAGCAGGCGCAGAAGCTGTGGCAACCGCAGCCGGGTTGGCTGAACACCGCCAGCTACGGGTTGCCGCCCGACCCGGCCTGGGACGCGTTGCAGGACGCGCTGGCCGCCTGGCGGGTGGGGTCGGGCGCGTGGGAGGACTGGGGCGCGGCGACCGACCGGTCCCGGGCGGCGTTCGCTCAGCTGGTCGCGGTACCGGTGGTCGACGTGGCGGTCGGTGCCACCGTCTCCCAGCTGCTGGCGCCGGTCGCCGCCGCGCTACCCGCCGGTGCCCGGGTGCTGGCGCCCGAGGTCGAGTTCACCTCCAACCTGTTTCCCTGGCTCGTCCAGGCCGAGCGGGGCGTCGAGGTGCGCACCGTCCCGCTGGACGAGCTGGCCGCCTCCATCGACGCCGACACCGACCTGGTGGCGTTCAGCCTGGTGCAGTCCGCCGACGGCACGATCGCCGCGTACGACGAGATCGTCGCCGCGGCCCGGGCCCACGGCGCGCTCGTCGCGGTGGACGCCACCCAGGCGTGCGGGTGGCTGCCGTTCGACGCGGCCCGCGCGGACGTCGTGGTGACCGGCGGATACAAGTGGCTGATGGCGCCCCGGGGCACCGCGTTCGCCTACCTGGCGCCCGAGCTGCGGGACCGGCTGCGACCCGACGCCGCCGGTTGGTACGCGGGTCGCGATCCGCACGCCTCCTACTACGGGCCGCCGCTGCGGTTGGCCGACGACGCCCGCCGGTTCGACCTCTCGCCGGCCTGGTTCAGCTGGGTGGGTGCCGCCCCGGCACTGGAGCTGCTGCTGGAGATCGGCGTCGAGCAGGTGCGGGCGTACGACGTGGCGCTGGCCAACCGGTTCCTCACCGGTCTGGGGCAGCCAACCGGGCACAGCGCGATCGTCACCGTCGAGGTGCCCGGCGCGCAGGAGAGGTTGGCGCGCGCCGGGATACGCGCGGCGGTTCGGGCCGGTCGGGTACGGGCCTCGTTCCACCTCTACTCCACCACCGAGGACGTCGATCTGGCCCTCGACGCGCTCACCTCCTGA
- a CDS encoding transcriptional regulator, protein MSEIPIPAEVVQIARKRLTAAAEELDGNRVAALVVEMAEEWGVVRLWDDVCVPVLAALSGRTAAGIAVGHALSEGVRVGLDVFRRDPCVGPPTDGVLLAGAEQEEHSLGLHALAAALRERGRGCLLVGPALPWTALASAVHRARPHSVAVWAQSPVTGRSYRIGRFARDFPAVRVYGAGPGWIEPLTPPATRIDSLPAALRVL, encoded by the coding sequence GTGTCTGAGATACCGATTCCGGCCGAGGTTGTGCAGATCGCGCGCAAGCGCCTGACGGCCGCCGCCGAGGAACTCGACGGCAACCGGGTCGCCGCGCTTGTCGTCGAGATGGCCGAGGAGTGGGGAGTGGTGCGGCTGTGGGACGACGTCTGCGTGCCGGTGCTCGCCGCGCTGAGCGGGCGGACCGCCGCCGGGATCGCCGTCGGGCACGCCCTGTCCGAAGGCGTCCGGGTCGGTCTGGACGTGTTCCGCCGCGACCCGTGCGTCGGCCCGCCCACCGACGGCGTGTTGCTGGCCGGGGCGGAACAGGAGGAACACAGTCTCGGACTGCACGCGCTGGCCGCCGCGTTGCGGGAACGCGGCCGGGGCTGCCTGCTGGTCGGGCCGGCGCTGCCCTGGACGGCGTTGGCCAGCGCCGTCCACCGGGCCCGGCCGCACAGCGTCGCGGTCTGGGCGCAGTCGCCGGTGACCGGCCGGTCGTACCGCATCGGCCGCTTCGCCCGGGATTTCCCGGCCGTCCGGGTGTACGGGGCCGGGCCAGGCTGGATCGAGCCGCTCACCCCACCCGCGACGCGTATCGACTCTCTCCCTGCCGCCCTCCGGGTGCTCTAG